Proteins encoded in a region of the Geobacillus genomosp. 3 genome:
- a CDS encoding Bug family tripartite tricarboxylate transporter substrate binding protein — translation MKKKRWWGLLAAGMMTFALAACGSNESAGSKPSGSNSESSSSNYPTKPITIVAPSGAGGGWDLTARAVAKVLDETGLVKQTMTVENKPGGGGAVFMAEYATQDVKNDYKLFVNSPPIIINNLKKEGNSPFGYKDTTPLAQLTKDFGAIVVKADSKFQSLTQLLDAIKQDPKSVTVAGGSAPGSMDHLIGILPVYKSGIDPKSVKYVSYDGGGEALAALLGGNADVIATDVSSVGEYLKAGKVRVLAVSAPERLGGVLKDVPTMKELGIDAEFTIWRGVFGPKEMSPEAKAFWEETLKKLSENEKWKEELQKQGWEAEYRNTDEFTQFLQEQEQQIGDLLKSLGMHK, via the coding sequence ATGAAGAAAAAAAGATGGTGGGGGTTGCTAGCCGCCGGGATGATGACGTTCGCGCTGGCAGCCTGTGGCAGCAATGAATCGGCGGGGTCGAAACCGTCCGGCTCCAACTCTGAATCGTCCAGTTCCAATTATCCGACGAAGCCGATTACGATTGTCGCTCCGTCCGGGGCGGGCGGCGGATGGGATTTAACGGCCCGCGCGGTTGCGAAAGTGTTGGATGAGACAGGGCTTGTCAAACAGACCATGACGGTCGAAAACAAACCGGGCGGTGGCGGGGCAGTCTTTATGGCCGAATACGCCACCCAGGATGTGAAAAACGATTATAAGCTGTTTGTCAATTCACCGCCGATTATCATCAACAACCTGAAAAAGGAAGGAAACAGCCCGTTTGGCTACAAAGACACGACACCGCTCGCCCAATTGACGAAAGATTTTGGCGCGATTGTCGTGAAAGCAGATTCCAAATTTCAGTCGTTGACCCAATTGCTTGATGCCATTAAACAGGACCCGAAATCAGTCACGGTAGCCGGGGGATCGGCGCCGGGGTCGATGGATCATTTAATCGGGATTCTGCCGGTTTATAAGTCGGGCATCGATCCAAAATCAGTCAAGTATGTTTCGTACGATGGCGGCGGCGAAGCGCTGGCCGCGTTGCTTGGCGGCAATGCCGATGTGATCGCAACGGATGTGTCCTCGGTTGGGGAGTATTTGAAAGCCGGCAAAGTGCGGGTGCTGGCGGTTTCGGCTCCAGAGCGCCTTGGCGGAGTGCTGAAAGACGTGCCGACGATGAAAGAGCTTGGCATTGATGCCGAGTTTACGATTTGGCGCGGCGTTTTCGGGCCGAAGGAAATGTCTCCGGAAGCAAAAGCGTTTTGGGAAGAGACATTGAAAAAATTGTCTGAGAATGAAAAATGGAAAGAAGAATTGCAAAAACAAGGTTGGGAAGCAGAGTATCGCAATACGGATGAGTTTACGCAATTTTTGCAAGAGCAAGAGCAGCAAATCGGCGACCTGCTGAAATCGCTCGGCATGCATAAATAA
- a CDS encoding Rpn family recombination-promoting nuclease/putative transposase, whose translation MAIDHDRLFKELIQTFFEEFLLLFFPDIHEHIDFRHLSFLSEELFTDVTAGEKYRVDLLVETKLKGEDGLIIVHVENQSYVQPSFPERMFVYFSRLFEKYRTRIVPIAVFSHDALRGEPSVFSIEFPFGQVLQFRFFPVELRKKHWRDYIRHDNPIAAALLGKMGYTESEKVELKKEFLRMLVRLELDEARQRLLLGFFETYVKLSEEEEQQLQREVRAMETKEKEQVLELIISYEQKGRKQGLEEGIKQGMKQGMKQGMKQGMKQLIRNMARKGMTVEDIARLVDLPEKDVRGLLEE comes from the coding sequence ATGGCCATTGACCATGACCGGTTGTTCAAAGAACTGATCCAAACGTTTTTCGAAGAGTTTCTTCTCCTCTTTTTCCCCGACATCCACGAGCATATCGATTTCCGCCATTTGTCCTTTTTGTCCGAAGAGCTGTTCACGGATGTGACCGCAGGAGAAAAGTACCGCGTTGATCTGTTGGTCGAGACGAAGCTGAAAGGAGAAGATGGGCTGATCATCGTTCATGTAGAGAATCAAAGCTACGTGCAGCCGTCTTTTCCGGAGCGCATGTTTGTCTATTTCAGCCGTCTGTTTGAAAAATACCGCACCCGCATCGTTCCGATCGCCGTCTTCAGCCATGATGCCCTCCGCGGGGAGCCGTCCGTGTTTTCGATCGAGTTTCCCTTTGGCCAGGTGCTGCAGTTCCGCTTTTTCCCGGTGGAGCTGCGCAAGAAACATTGGCGGGACTACATCCGGCATGACAATCCGATCGCGGCTGCCCTCCTTGGCAAAATGGGGTATACTGAAAGTGAGAAAGTCGAGTTGAAAAAAGAGTTTTTGCGCATGTTGGTGCGATTGGAGCTGGATGAAGCGAGGCAGCGGCTGCTCTTGGGTTTTTTTGAAACATATGTGAAGTTGTCGGAAGAGGAAGAGCAACAACTGCAAAGAGAGGTGAGGGCGATGGAAACGAAAGAAAAAGAGCAAGTGTTGGAGCTGATCATTTCCTATGAGCAAAAGGGAAGAAAACAAGGGTTGGAAGAAGGCATTAAACAAGGAATGAAACAGGGAATGAAACAAGGCATGAAACAAGGAATGAAACAGCTGATCCGTAACATGGCGCGCAAAGGAATGACGGTGGAAGACATTGCTCGGTTGGTGGATCTTCCAGAGAAAGATGTTCGGGGATTGCTTGAAGAGTAG
- a CDS encoding mannitol-1-phosphate 5-dehydrogenase yields the protein MRAVHFGAGNIGRGFIGSLLAASNYDVVFVDVNEQIVRLLQERGEYRVIVAGWRQEEQWVRGVSALNSQTEREQVIATIAAADLVTTAVGPHILPAIAPVIAAGLKQRLAARQAPLHVIACENMIGGTEALKTHIFGHLSEDEQRLANQSVGFLNCAVDRIVPNQTNDDPLAVTVEPFFEWAIETRNVIGAVPPIQGAHFVADLGPYIERKLFTVNTGHALAAYLGYLKQYETVQDAMKDSAIRADVEQALSESGAVLVKKHGWEADEHRAYIETTIGRFMNPSLSDDIIRVARSPIRKLGPNDRLVAPATQYSALLGSVPAGLAKGIAALLLFDHPEDSEAAELQQTIRQRGVEEALRQYAGLESAHPLVGPVKEEYEKMAEKKRS from the coding sequence ATGCGGGCGGTTCATTTTGGCGCCGGCAACATCGGCCGCGGCTTTATCGGCAGCTTGCTGGCGGCATCTAATTATGACGTCGTGTTTGTTGATGTCAACGAACAAATCGTCCGCCTGCTCCAGGAGCGGGGGGAGTATCGGGTCATTGTCGCCGGCTGGCGGCAAGAAGAGCAATGGGTGCGCGGCGTCTCGGCGCTGAACAGCCAAACGGAGCGGGAGCAAGTCATCGCGACGATCGCCGCCGCTGATTTGGTCACGACCGCCGTCGGCCCGCACATTTTGCCGGCCATCGCCCCGGTCATCGCCGCCGGGCTCAAGCAGCGGCTGGCCGCCCGGCAAGCTCCGCTTCATGTCATTGCGTGCGAAAACATGATCGGCGGCACGGAAGCATTGAAAACGCACATTTTTGGGCATCTTTCCGAGGATGAGCAGCGGTTGGCCAATCAATCCGTTGGGTTCCTCAACTGTGCGGTTGACCGCATCGTGCCGAACCAAACGAACGATGATCCGCTGGCGGTGACGGTCGAGCCGTTTTTCGAATGGGCGATTGAAACGCGCAACGTCATCGGCGCTGTTCCGCCCATTCAAGGGGCCCACTTCGTCGCCGACTTAGGCCCGTATATTGAACGGAAGCTGTTTACTGTCAACACCGGCCATGCCCTTGCCGCCTACTTAGGCTACCTCAAGCAATACGAAACCGTGCAAGACGCGATGAAAGACAGCGCCATTCGGGCGGATGTCGAACAGGCGCTCAGCGAATCCGGGGCGGTGTTGGTGAAAAAGCACGGTTGGGAGGCAGATGAGCACCGCGCGTATATCGAGACGACGATCGGGCGATTCATGAATCCGTCGCTGTCCGACGACATCATCCGCGTCGCCCGCTCGCCGATCCGCAAGCTCGGGCCGAACGACCGCCTCGTCGCTCCGGCGACGCAATACAGTGCGCTGTTGGGCAGCGTCCCCGCTGGTCTTGCCAAAGGCATTGCCGCGCTGCTCTTGTTTGATCATCCGGAAGACAGCGAGGCGGCCGAGCTCCAACAAACGATCCGACAACGCGGGGTCGAAGAGGCGCTTCGGCAATATGCCGGGCTCGAAAGTGCTCACCCGCTTGTGGGACCGGTGAAGGAAGAGTACGAAAAAATGGCTGAAAAGAAAAGATCATAA
- a CDS encoding PTS sugar transporter subunit IIA, translating into MAAHSILTKENIVLNAQPTTKEDAIRLAGEVLVRQGYVDPSYIDSMLEREELTTTYIGNNVAIPHGTEAAKALVKQSGISIVQVPDGVDFGGGNLATIVIGIAGKDGEHLDILSQLALVCAEADNVAAMANAKTEEDILALLHEVNG; encoded by the coding sequence ATGGCAGCCCATTCGATTTTAACGAAAGAAAACATTGTGCTAAATGCCCAGCCAACAACGAAAGAAGATGCGATCCGTCTTGCCGGCGAAGTGCTCGTTAGGCAAGGATATGTCGACCCGTCGTATATTGACTCCATGCTTGAGCGGGAAGAGTTGACAACCACCTACATCGGCAACAACGTCGCCATTCCGCACGGAACGGAAGCGGCCAAAGCGCTCGTGAAACAGTCCGGCATTTCGATCGTGCAAGTCCCGGACGGCGTCGATTTTGGCGGTGGCAACCTGGCTACGATCGTAATCGGCATTGCCGGCAAAGACGGCGAACATTTGGACATTCTCTCTCAACTTGCGCTTGTGTGTGCGGAAGCGGACAATGTCGCCGCCATGGCGAACGCGAAAACAGAGGAAGACATTCTCGCGCTGCTCCATGAGGTGAACGGCTGA
- a CDS encoding BglG family transcription antiterminator, with amino-acid sequence MYVSARERKLLERLLPSGRDLTIGELAEELNVSARTVHRDLQGLESMLRRYRLELVKKAGVGIRLVGKEENKQALAAELLRLSHHEYTPEERQLMILIALLEAAEPVKLVSLANDLNVTVATVSLDLDKLEQTVEAYGLSLIRKRGYGVELAGSESAKRRLISDLLFRHVNEHEFLALMKETIQRRADEPLDTMAEKLLEFVDRKKLAIIERQIEQVKETIPFTMADSSYIAFAVHLALAIERIQRGEAIHFDPHDLQALQATKEYEIARVLAESLEKVFGVAIPNEEVGYMTMHLMGAKWRSRQGTMMEETSLAVGMKAQQLIRFVSRELGVDLSADRTLYEDLVVHLKPALYRLEHGMGVSNPLLAQIKRDYAELFAIVAEGAKQLFGDVPMPEEEIGYLVLHFASALLREKQGWRVLVICSSGLGTAKILATRLKKEIPDIVSLEQASVFEWKEKEASAYDLVVSTVPLADEGGPYFTVSPMLTEEEARAIREFLERKSAVRKRTGKEPAARRNRPGLEAMKAVRRISETIVHLLDGFSLEAVTHRSVHELLADACRRLERNGVIVDANVVFEELQRRESLGGLGIPGTTLALYHARSFAVLRPSLTMYRLDAPRPVPGMDGEPMEINTVVLLLGPSDADEEMLAVLSEVSSLLVKDEQSLAVLTHGGEEEVYSLVSAHLEQFFDHYWTSTKE; translated from the coding sequence ATGTACGTATCGGCAAGGGAGCGAAAATTGCTTGAGCGTTTGTTGCCAAGCGGCCGTGATTTGACCATCGGCGAGCTGGCCGAAGAGCTGAACGTCAGCGCCCGTACGGTCCACCGCGATTTGCAAGGGCTTGAATCGATGTTGCGCCGTTACAGGCTCGAGCTCGTAAAAAAGGCGGGCGTCGGCATCCGCCTTGTTGGAAAGGAAGAAAACAAACAGGCGTTGGCCGCGGAGCTGCTTCGCCTTTCCCATCATGAATATACACCGGAAGAACGGCAGCTTATGATTTTAATCGCCCTGTTGGAAGCAGCTGAGCCGGTGAAACTTGTCTCGTTGGCGAATGACTTGAACGTGACGGTGGCGACCGTCAGCCTTGATTTGGACAAATTGGAACAAACAGTCGAAGCGTACGGGCTTTCGCTCATCCGCAAACGCGGGTACGGGGTGGAACTGGCCGGTTCGGAATCGGCGAAGCGGCGCCTGATCAGCGATTTGTTGTTCCGCCATGTCAATGAACATGAATTTTTGGCGCTCATGAAAGAGACGATCCAAAGGCGCGCTGACGAACCGCTTGATACGATGGCAGAAAAACTGCTCGAGTTCGTTGACCGGAAAAAGCTCGCCATCATCGAGCGGCAAATTGAGCAAGTGAAAGAAACGATCCCGTTTACGATGGCTGATAGCTCGTACATCGCCTTTGCCGTTCACCTGGCGCTTGCGATCGAACGCATCCAGCGGGGAGAGGCGATCCATTTTGACCCGCATGATTTGCAGGCGCTGCAGGCGACGAAAGAATATGAAATCGCCCGTGTGCTCGCCGAGTCGCTAGAAAAGGTCTTTGGCGTTGCCATCCCCAACGAAGAGGTTGGCTATATGACGATGCACTTAATGGGGGCGAAATGGCGCAGCCGCCAAGGGACGATGATGGAGGAAACAAGCTTGGCTGTCGGCATGAAAGCGCAGCAACTCATCCGCTTTGTCAGCCGCGAACTTGGCGTCGATCTGTCCGCCGACCGCACGCTGTATGAAGATTTGGTCGTCCACTTGAAGCCGGCTCTGTACCGTTTGGAGCACGGGATGGGGGTCTCCAACCCGCTGCTGGCGCAAATTAAGCGGGACTATGCGGAGCTGTTTGCCATCGTTGCAGAAGGGGCGAAGCAGCTGTTTGGCGACGTTCCGATGCCTGAGGAGGAGATCGGTTATTTGGTGCTCCATTTTGCTTCGGCGCTCCTGCGGGAGAAACAAGGGTGGCGGGTGCTCGTCATTTGTTCGAGCGGGCTCGGCACGGCGAAAATTTTGGCGACAAGGCTGAAAAAAGAGATTCCGGACATTGTTTCGCTGGAACAAGCGTCCGTGTTTGAATGGAAGGAGAAAGAGGCAAGCGCGTATGATCTTGTCGTCTCGACCGTGCCGCTGGCCGATGAAGGCGGCCCGTATTTCACCGTCAGCCCGATGTTGACGGAAGAGGAAGCGCGGGCGATTCGTGAATTTTTAGAGCGAAAATCAGCCGTCAGAAAACGGACGGGAAAGGAACCGGCCGCACGGCGAAACCGGCCGGGGCTCGAGGCGATGAAGGCGGTTCGGCGCATCAGCGAGACGATCGTCCACCTGTTGGACGGCTTTTCCCTCGAGGCGGTCACGCATCGTTCGGTTCATGAATTATTGGCCGATGCGTGCCGCCGTTTAGAGCGAAACGGCGTCATCGTCGATGCCAATGTCGTTTTTGAGGAATTGCAGCGGCGGGAGTCGCTTGGCGGGCTTGGCATCCCCGGCACCACGTTGGCGCTGTACCACGCCCGAAGCTTCGCGGTCCTTCGCCCATCGCTCACGATGTACCGGCTTGATGCGCCGCGACCGGTGCCCGGCATGGACGGAGAGCCGATGGAGATCAACACGGTTGTGCTGCTGCTCGGGCCGTCAGATGCCGATGAGGAGATGCTCGCTGTGTTAAGCGAGGTCAGCTCCTTGCTGGTGAAAGATGAGCAAAGCCTTGCCGTTTTGACGCATGGCGGCGAGGAAGAGGTGTATTCACTCGTTAGCGCCCATTTGGAGCAATTTTTTGATCATTACTGGACATCAACGAAGGAGTGA